The Rhizobium leguminosarum genome includes a region encoding these proteins:
- a CDS encoding class I SAM-dependent methyltransferase: MSTDLDTVRSYDRVAAEYAAEAAAMPEWVATEIDAFVTELGGSGRVLEIGSGGGRDALELEKRGMSVRRTDIAKGFVELLRESGFEADLLDPLTDDLADPQRPGTPYDGIWACACLIHVAREDFGTVLGRLAEATRTGGRLHVSVREGEGEDVSTHGSAAAPRRYVETYWREAALRSALIDAGWIVSDVRRYVGKPHDRWLSVRASRA; this comes from the coding sequence ATGAGCACCGACCTGGATACCGTGCGGTCCTATGATAGGGTCGCGGCGGAGTACGCTGCCGAGGCCGCGGCGATGCCCGAATGGGTCGCGACAGAGATCGATGCGTTCGTGACCGAGCTGGGCGGTTCGGGCAGGGTGCTGGAGATCGGAAGCGGTGGCGGGCGAGATGCACTTGAGCTTGAGAAGCGGGGAATGAGCGTCCGGCGCACCGACATTGCAAAGGGTTTCGTCGAACTGCTTCGCGAAAGTGGCTTCGAAGCCGACCTGTTGGACCCGCTGACCGATGACTTGGCCGACCCGCAGCGTCCCGGCACGCCATACGACGGGATCTGGGCCTGTGCCTGCCTGATTCATGTCGCCCGCGAGGATTTCGGCACGGTGCTTGGACGGCTTGCCGAGGCGACCCGCACCGGCGGCCGATTGCACGTCTCGGTAAGAGAGGGCGAAGGCGAGGATGTGTCCACACACGGCAGTGCTGCAGCGCCCCGGCGCTACGTCGAGACGTACTGGCGCGAGGCTGCCCTGCGCTCCGCACTCATAGACGCCGGCTGGATCGTCAGCGATGTACGTCGGTACGTCGGAAAGCCCCATGATCGGTGGCTGAGCGTTCGGGCGAGTCGGGCGTGA
- a CDS encoding adenylate/guanylate cyclase domain-containing protein: MFERIGIRGRLLLAFFGISTFAVLATAAALYAFLQVGDVVDRITKERVPTALASLQLSRQAERVASTAPSVLAATSTVQHNEVSAAIGVEMGRLEELLAALKGTAFSATAVTEIEDAVIGLRRNLDALDHLVAVRLTMVQRKEELLRRLSDTTNASQRLVAPGIVVMNSKVPQWRAAVVDSAAPPDARTAATSDLVKAIAAYIPQQRAQQEISAVNDALVKTANAHTPGDLKLILFPLRRSLAVLETVSTELDEKLRTRFQQRLDELKSLTDGENGIPKVRQDEFAVLAQGEKLLAENSRLSRDLTAAVDRLVAKANHEIAASALEVSVVRRYGTGIVLGSALLSLLSSVLVVWLYVDRSLLARLGEVSQSMLAIAGGNLHAQMPAGGRDEIGRMAGALKLFRDTAVEVEENSLHEVAEARQRLVDAIESISEGFALYDGEDRLVLSNSRYRELLYAGLEEMTPGTTFEQIVRRSAEGGYIKDAEGRVEEWVAERLSRHRNPGETWVQRRRDGRWIMISERRTAGGTVAVYSDITELKQREENLAEKSAALEALSSKLAKYLAPQVYNSIFTGRQDVRIASQRKKLTICFSDIAGFTETTDKMESEDLTQLLNHYLTEMSKIASDHGATIDKYVGDAILMFFGDPETRGVKDDALACVQMALAMQKRMSELGEIWRDIGIETPLRCRIGIHTDYCTVGNFGSEDRMDYTIIGGAVNLASRLEQEASPGTVLISYETFAQVKDTIECEELGHVHVKGIAYPVATYRVVDLKENLVRSRRTIRTELPHLRLEAEPELMSTDERDQAAAALRDTLDRLCHKPGS, encoded by the coding sequence ATGTTTGAACGCATCGGCATACGCGGGCGCTTGTTGCTCGCTTTCTTCGGCATCAGCACCTTCGCAGTGCTCGCGACCGCCGCAGCTCTCTATGCCTTCCTTCAGGTCGGCGACGTGGTCGATCGCATCACCAAGGAACGGGTGCCGACGGCGCTCGCCTCTCTCCAACTGTCGCGCCAGGCTGAGAGGGTCGCCTCCACTGCGCCGTCAGTGCTGGCGGCGACCAGCACGGTTCAGCACAACGAGGTCTCGGCTGCGATCGGAGTCGAGATGGGGCGTCTCGAAGAGTTGCTCGCCGCACTTAAAGGCACCGCATTCAGCGCGACGGCGGTGACTGAAATCGAAGACGCGGTGATTGGTCTACGACGAAACCTCGATGCTCTCGACCATCTTGTGGCCGTTCGCCTTACCATGGTTCAGCGCAAGGAGGAGTTGCTGCGCCGCTTATCGGACACCACAAATGCAAGTCAGCGTCTCGTCGCTCCCGGTATCGTCGTGATGAACTCCAAGGTTCCCCAGTGGCGCGCAGCGGTGGTTGATTCCGCCGCGCCACCCGACGCGCGTACTGCGGCGACGAGCGACCTGGTCAAGGCAATCGCGGCCTACATCCCCCAGCAGAGGGCGCAACAGGAGATCTCAGCAGTCAACGACGCGCTGGTCAAAACTGCCAACGCGCATACGCCGGGAGATCTGAAGCTGATCCTGTTTCCGCTGCGCCGGTCGCTCGCCGTACTCGAAACGGTCTCCACCGAGCTCGACGAAAAGTTGCGGACCCGCTTCCAACAACGGTTGGACGAGTTGAAGTCGCTGACCGACGGTGAGAACGGGATCCCGAAGGTACGACAGGACGAGTTTGCTGTCCTTGCACAGGGCGAAAAGCTTCTGGCTGAAAACAGTCGGCTATCGCGCGACCTTACCGCGGCCGTCGATCGCCTGGTTGCAAAGGCAAACCATGAGATCGCCGCGTCCGCCCTCGAAGTCTCGGTCGTCCGGCGCTACGGCACGGGCATTGTCCTTGGCTCCGCCCTTCTAAGCCTCCTGAGTTCGGTTCTGGTTGTCTGGCTCTATGTCGATCGCAGCCTTCTCGCCCGTCTGGGAGAGGTAAGCCAAAGCATGCTGGCAATCGCGGGCGGCAATCTGCATGCACAGATGCCCGCCGGAGGCCGCGACGAAATTGGCCGCATGGCCGGGGCGCTCAAGCTGTTCCGGGATACTGCGGTCGAGGTGGAGGAAAACAGCCTGCACGAGGTTGCGGAAGCGCGCCAGCGGCTTGTGGATGCCATCGAGAGCATCTCCGAAGGATTCGCTCTGTACGATGGCGAGGACAGGCTCGTGCTGAGCAACAGCCGCTACCGCGAGCTGTTGTACGCCGGCCTGGAGGAAATGACACCCGGCACGACATTCGAGCAGATTGTTCGCCGGTCCGCTGAGGGCGGCTACATCAAGGATGCTGAGGGGCGAGTCGAGGAGTGGGTTGCCGAGCGGCTTTCGCGGCATCGCAACCCTGGTGAAACGTGGGTGCAGCGACGTCGCGACGGGCGATGGATCATGATTAGCGAGCGGCGGACGGCTGGCGGCACGGTGGCCGTCTACTCGGACATCACCGAGCTGAAGCAACGGGAGGAAAACCTTGCCGAGAAATCCGCGGCTCTCGAGGCGCTTTCCAGCAAGCTGGCGAAATACCTGGCGCCGCAAGTGTATAACTCCATATTCACCGGCCGCCAGGACGTCAGAATCGCCAGCCAGCGGAAGAAGCTGACGATATGCTTCTCCGATATCGCCGGCTTTACCGAAACCACAGACAAAATGGAATCCGAGGATCTCACACAGCTCCTCAATCACTACCTGACGGAAATGTCGAAGATTGCTTCAGATCACGGCGCGACGATCGACAAGTATGTCGGAGACGCCATCCTGATGTTTTTCGGCGATCCGGAAACCCGCGGCGTCAAGGATGACGCGCTCGCCTGCGTGCAGATGGCTCTCGCCATGCAAAAGCGAATGAGCGAGCTTGGGGAAATCTGGCGCGATATCGGAATTGAAACACCGCTGCGCTGCCGCATTGGCATTCACACAGACTACTGCACTGTGGGCAACTTCGGCAGCGAGGACCGGATGGATTACACGATAATCGGCGGCGCCGTGAATCTCGCCTCGCGCCTTGAGCAGGAAGCGTCGCCGGGCACCGTGCTCATTTCTTATGAGACTTTTGCGCAAGTGAAGGACACGATCGAGTGTGAGGAACTGGGGCATGTCCACGTAAAGGGAATAGCCTATCCGGTCGCCACCTATCGCGTGGTCGATCTGAAGGAAAATCTGGTCCGCAGCCGTCGTACTATCCGCACCGAACTGCCGCACCTGAGATTGGAAGCTGAGCCCGAGCTTATGTCTACCGATGAGCGCGATCAGGCCGCCGCCGCACTTCGAGACACGCTCGATCGACTTTGTCACAAGCCTGGGTCGTAG
- a CDS encoding LexA family protein, whose amino-acid sequence MNPKMSPSLDPQAATARRGLTQIQGQYLAFIYAYSRIFKQPPAEADMRRHFGVTAPSVHQMVLTLEKAGFISRVPGAARSIQLLIPPEALPILR is encoded by the coding sequence ATGAATCCCAAAATGAGTCCCTCACTTGACCCGCAAGCCGCAACGGCAAGACGGGGCCTTACGCAGATCCAAGGCCAGTACCTGGCCTTCATCTACGCCTACAGCCGCATCTTCAAACAGCCTCCGGCCGAAGCCGACATGCGTCGCCACTTCGGCGTTACGGCTCCGTCTGTTCACCAGATGGTGCTGACCCTCGAGAAGGCGGGTTTTATATCTCGCGTGCCAGGCGCCGCACGCAGCATCCAACTTCTCATCCCACCAGAAGCCCTGCCAATTCTACGATAA
- a CDS encoding sulfite oxidase, with product MPTPQQPSLIVRQKSPQNIEFPFASLSDWLIPTELFFVRNHFPSPDLDARDWRLRVGGAVERPIELDLDSIKAMRSTTFTAVVECAGNGRVYYEPPKEGLQWQNGAVGNAAWTGVLLREILEMAGVKRTACEVLLAGADSGVVDTNKKTASPGPIAFARSLPLEKAIADSTILAYSMNEEPLTRDHGYPLRAVVGGWFGMAWVKWITHITVVEQPFLGYWQARDYFRWERSLGEPRLVPLAEMEVKAQIARPVQGAHLIAGQPYRIFGAAWSGEAVIRQVQVCTGDGRGWREGRLLETERPFAWRLWEYMWTPEEVGRYILRCRAIDGAGCVQPDLQRSDCESYAANWIVPVEVTVVPEPQTYEEEFVI from the coding sequence ATGCCGACACCACAGCAACCCAGTCTAATAGTTCGACAGAAATCCCCACAGAACATCGAGTTTCCGTTTGCGTCGCTCTCCGATTGGCTGATCCCAACCGAGCTGTTTTTCGTGCGAAACCATTTCCCGTCGCCGGACCTCGATGCGCGAGACTGGAGATTGCGCGTTGGCGGGGCGGTGGAGCGGCCGATCGAACTTGACCTCGACAGCATCAAGGCGATGCGGAGCACGACTTTCACCGCCGTCGTCGAGTGTGCAGGGAACGGGCGCGTCTATTATGAGCCGCCGAAGGAGGGGTTGCAGTGGCAGAACGGAGCCGTCGGCAATGCCGCGTGGACAGGTGTTCTTCTGCGCGAGATTTTGGAAATGGCGGGCGTTAAGCGAACCGCATGTGAGGTTCTCCTCGCAGGCGCCGACAGCGGCGTCGTCGACACAAACAAGAAAACGGCTTCTCCCGGCCCCATCGCTTTTGCGCGCAGTTTACCGCTTGAGAAGGCCATAGCTGACAGCACGATCCTTGCCTATTCGATGAACGAGGAGCCGTTGACGCGCGATCACGGCTACCCGCTACGCGCGGTCGTGGGTGGCTGGTTCGGCATGGCTTGGGTCAAGTGGATCACGCATATCACGGTTGTGGAGCAACCGTTCCTTGGCTACTGGCAGGCGCGCGACTATTTCCGTTGGGAGCGCAGCCTCGGGGAACCCAGGCTGGTCCCCCTTGCGGAGATGGAGGTCAAAGCGCAGATCGCGCGTCCCGTACAGGGGGCGCATCTCATCGCCGGCCAACCGTACCGGATTTTCGGAGCCGCCTGGAGCGGAGAGGCTGTTATCCGGCAGGTGCAGGTCTGCACTGGAGATGGCAGGGGCTGGCGCGAGGGGAGGCTCCTCGAAACAGAACGTCCCTTTGCATGGCGCTTGTGGGAGTACATGTGGACCCCTGAAGAAGTGGGGCGATATATACTGCGATGTCGCGCGATCGATGGGGCGGGGTGCGTGCAGCCCGACCTCCAGCGTTCCGACTGCGAGAGCTACGCGGCCAATTGGATCGTTCCGGTGGAGGTTACGGTCGTTCCCGAGCCACAGACGTACGAGGAGGAATTCGTGATCTAA